The region CTTTTTCGAGCGTTTTTAAAGTGTTTTCACCACCATATAGCTTTGGCCCCAAGCCATGGCCTATAACAAGAAACGGTTCAGCATCGAGCCAGGAATAATCATTTGCGGCGTGTGCTGTTATGGATGCCATATTGTTGCGGGGCATTTGTTGGTGATGTCGCCACCGACGTAACGCACCGTTGAAAAGTACTGCATCTGAACGAAGCAGAAACTGTTTTACTGTGGCCCGGTTTTCTGGTTGTAGCAGGCCGAGAATTATAATTGCAAACTGAACAATAATCAGTGTGCTTACGAAATATAACCTCATCGTTTGCTTTCCAGTACCTTGGGAATAATCTCAACCATCGGGACAAATTGTCTGTTGTACAGTCCTTCTTTTGAGCGCATCAGGAAAGGGGGGCTGTGGTCTCCGACGATAATAAACCGCGTCGGTGGAATATCGGGATCGGCAATCAGGCTTCCAAGCGCTGAAAACGTTGAGTAGAGTGTCCCGGAAAGATTGCATACATCCTGATATCGAGAAGAGAGATCAAATGATTGACATGCGAAGGAGGACGGGTGATCGGGGACAGCATAGGGATAATGCGAATTGAGCGTCAGCCAGTATATAAATTTGGGAACAGTTGGAGTGGCTCCCTCTGACGATATGAGCAGTTGTTTAATGAGTGATGGCATTTTGTCGTCGCAGATACCCCGGAAATTAGCGGATCCACAGCGTTCATGGGAGGGCAGCAGCTTATCAATGTCATCAATAAACAGGCTGCTACGAAACCCGGCCTGAGGATACCACTCGTTTCTGCCAAAAAACATCGACATAAATCCGTGAAGTGAAATGGTTTCATAGCTTTTTGCTGCAAGCAGCGCTGGGAGGGACGATTCTGATAGGACATCATCCGGGTCCGAAGCCTGACGTGCATACAGTTCACGGAGTTCGGCCGATACCGTTGCTCCATGGAAGGGTATCGTAGTATGACGCACCTGATAGCGTGATGACAGCTTGGGGTCGATAAGCGGCGCAACTAAGGCTTGGTTAAGGGCGGGATCACTGGAGAGCCCCCATGACTCCACAATCACCAAAACAATATGCTGCGGCTTCAAGGTGTCTGCAATGAGATCGGCATGCACGCCAGACGTCGCATATTCCATTTGACCAAGTTTTTTGGGTGGTATTTTTTGTCTCGTAAGGGTTGCCTTTACGTCCCGGCTCACTTTCACCAAGGCCGACCCTGCAATATTATAGCTGAAATGGGTTACATCACCCCAGCGTACAAGACCATTCGAACCATTCATTATGTCCAAAAGAATGAAGCATATGGGGACAATCACTAAAACGCTTCGGCCACGAAAGCTGGCTTTGGGTGGAGAGGCTGTCTCTCTTTTGAAAGTGAGGTACCACATACCCAAAAGGGGGGCGACTACGAGAACCAAAAGCAATGCAAGGGCTGCTGGTTTGAATGCAGACAACTCGCGAAAGATTGTCAAAATTATCATCGGTCTTAGATGATAGGTGGGGGCAAACGCGGCCAGTAGATCAAGGATAAAAAAAACGAGATACATGGCCGCAGCCCAGTACCTGCCAATAATGGGCGAGCAGAGTCCGACCAGGCAATAGTCAAGATTGATCAGGGCGCGCGAGGATGTTGCGATGGCACTGAAGATGCCGAATATGAGATTTGGTACTAGAATGTAGCGAAAAAAATAGCTCATCTATATTAATTTTCCTATAATATAAAAATTTTCACAATTATACCACTGTCAAGTAGACGCTTTCTGTCTGTTGGGCAATCACATCCCAGTTGAATTCGTGCTCAATTCGCCGTCGTGCGGCAGCTGCTTTGCATGGCGCTGCCACCATTTGTTCAAGTCTCTGCGAGAGTATAGAAACATCGCTGACGGGAAACGTTTCACTTGCCTCGGCAAGTTCTAAATTTGCTGGAATATCACTTGCGAGAATTGGCAAATTATAGCTAATGGCTTCCAGCAATGCGATCGGCAGGCCCTCATGATAGGAGGGTAGTACAAACAAGCCGGCATTTGAGAATATTTCCGCAAGCTCCTTGCCACGAATAAAGCCGGTCATAACGATACGAGAATCGAGTGCAGCCTGCCGCTTCAACTCGCGGCTATAATGGTCTTCGTGGTCAGCATCCCCGGCAATTACCAGTTTCCAGTCAGTTTTGCACTTCGAAAAAGCCCCTATCAGGTCATGAAAGCCCTTTTCTGGCACAAAGCGACCAACCGCTAGAATGTATTTTTGCGGCTCAAGCTGATGGCTGGCAATCATGGCCTCAGGCGGTATAACCGGTGGCAAGTTAACACCATTAGGAATATACGGCGCCTTCCGATGAAAACGGATTTCAATAATCGTGGCAATATGACGGGACACAGCAATAACTGTATCTGCAAAATGACAACCTGCCACTTCACCCATGCGCAGCACGGACTTCGCAATCCATCCCCATTTTCCGCGATTATAGTCAGGGCCGTGGTGAGTCATTACAACCGGAATGCCACATAATTTTGCAAAAGGGATCAGTAGCGAGGGACCTACGGCATGGATATGGAGCAGATCAAACTTTTTGCGGTTTACGGCAACTTGCAGAATACCTAAAAACGTCTGAAGAATGGCTTCAAGACTCTTCTTTTTGGGAGCCCAGAGCGGAACAATAGAAATTCCAAGGTATTCATATGGCGTTTTGCTGTTAAGATAAGGGGCTCTTCCAAACAAAGTGACATGGTGGCCGAAAGCAGCCAACCGTGGGTACAACTCCTGACAGTGCGTTTCTATCCCGCCCATTACGCCGGGGATTCCCCTTGTTCCCAATACGGCGATCCGCAAAAA is a window of Geobacter sp. FeAm09 DNA encoding:
- a CDS encoding sulfatase-like hydrolase/transferase; this translates as MSYFFRYILVPNLIFGIFSAIATSSRALINLDYCLVGLCSPIIGRYWAAAMYLVFFILDLLAAFAPTYHLRPMIILTIFRELSAFKPAALALLLVLVVAPLLGMWYLTFKRETASPPKASFRGRSVLVIVPICFILLDIMNGSNGLVRWGDVTHFSYNIAGSALVKVSRDVKATLTRQKIPPKKLGQMEYATSGVHADLIADTLKPQHIVLVIVESWGLSSDPALNQALVAPLIDPKLSSRYQVRHTTIPFHGATVSAELRELYARQASDPDDVLSESSLPALLAAKSYETISLHGFMSMFFGRNEWYPQAGFRSSLFIDDIDKLLPSHERCGSANFRGICDDKMPSLIKQLLISSEGATPTVPKFIYWLTLNSHYPYAVPDHPSSFACQSFDLSSRYQDVCNLSGTLYSTFSALGSLIADPDIPPTRFIIVGDHSPPFLMRSKEGLYNRQFVPMVEIIPKVLESKR
- a CDS encoding glycosyltransferase family 4 protein; protein product: MPANKKFLRIAVLGTRGIPGVMGGIETHCQELYPRLAAFGHHVTLFGRAPYLNSKTPYEYLGISIVPLWAPKKKSLEAILQTFLGILQVAVNRKKFDLLHIHAVGPSLLIPFAKLCGIPVVMTHHGPDYNRGKWGWIAKSVLRMGEVAGCHFADTVIAVSRHIATIIEIRFHRKAPYIPNGVNLPPVIPPEAMIASHQLEPQKYILAVGRFVPEKGFHDLIGAFSKCKTDWKLVIAGDADHEDHYSRELKRQAALDSRIVMTGFIRGKELAEIFSNAGLFVLPSYHEGLPIALLEAISYNLPILASDIPANLELAEASETFPVSDVSILSQRLEQMVAAPCKAAAARRRIEHEFNWDVIAQQTESVYLTVV